The window TTGCTTATAAAAAAGTAAACTTCCCCTAGGATTCAAATCTGGCTACGCCTCAGGACCATTCCTACCCTTGCTTTAAATTCCAGAGGATTAAATGGCTCAGCAACGTAATCGTCAGCTCCTGATTTAAAGGCTTTAACACTGTCTTCTGTTTTATTCCTTTCACTCATCATCATTACAGAAACCCAGCAGCACCTTGGGTTGGCTTTAAGCTGTTTGCAGATCTCAAAGCCATCAGTATTAAGAAAAGCCGTATCAAGCAGTACCAGATCTGGTCTTTCTGCATTTACTGTTTCAAGGGCTGAAGAGTTGTCCGATGCATTGACAACGTTGTAGTTTTCAGCTTCTAAAGCCTTCTTGATTGCATGGTGGCCATTGTGCCCATTACCCATAATCAGGATTTTTTTCCTGATATCATGAAGGTGTGCAAGCCGAACTTTTACTAACTCTTCCGAAACAGAAAGAGTTCGAGCAATATCTTTTTCGCTTATCTCAGGTTGTTCTTCTATAAGCTTTAAAATTTCACGGTCAAGATTAATGTGATTCATTTCCCTCCACCTCATACAGTATATATTTTCTTAGGTATTAAACATTTCTCAAATATTAAAACGAAGTGATTAGCTAAAAATGTACACAGTTATATGAGATAATGCGGAGTCATCCAAATATTTAGAAGATTTTTTATGAATCGCCTGACTAACCAATAATGAGATAAGTTTATAACCGTAAATAGCAAGTTAATAGTGGGAATAAGAATCACTTACGGAGAACAGCCACCTCTGAGATGATAACAATGGATCCACTTGAAAAAATCTTTGGAAAAACCGCACAGATGACCGTCCTTAAAAACCTGATCGAGCACCAGAACGAATCAACATACTTATCAGGGATAGCAGAAGAGACCGGTCTGTCTCATTCCAGTGTATCAAGAGTCATTACCCCATTAATAGAGTCGGGGATTGTCATAGAAAAACCTCTTGGGAAGCAGATAAGAACATTCCAGTTGAATATGGAAAGCGATGCTACAAGATTGATCATAGATTTTTACAACAAAATTAATCAGATGCTGGAATAAGCTTTAAAGATAATTCCTGAATGATTAAGTTAGGAACATGGCAATGGGACAGAGCAATTTTACTGTTCCTTTTTTAATTTTTGCATTAATAGTGCTGACTTTACGATCCTGGCAAGAACCATACTCAGAGAACTGTGTTTTCAGAAAGGGTTCTGGTTTGAGCCCTTCCAGAACCTTTTTTATTTAAGGCTTTCTATATATTCATTTGCAGCCGTGGCTGCGATTGCTCCATCTCTCACCGCTGCTACAAGCTGCCAGATAGGGGTATCGCGACAGTCTCCTGCAGCATAAATTCCCTTCTCTGAGGTTTCCATCCAGCGGTCAGTCTTGATGAATCCTTCATTATTTTTATCCACACTAACGAATTCGGTATTCGGGTGGATGCCCACATAGATAAAAACTCCGTTAGTAGAAAGCTCGCGGATTTCTTTGTTGTTGAGGTCTTGCAGGATTACTTTTTCGACCTTTTTAATCCCTTCCCCACTCCCGACTATTTCCAGGACAAGAGTATTGAGGATGAACTCAATGTTTGGAGTTGCGAACGCCCTATCCTGAAGGACTTTTGCAGCCCTTAAACAGTCCCGCCTGTGGACAAGATATACCTTCTGGGCAATCTTTGAAAGAAGAAGAGCATCTGCAACTGCAGAGTTGCCGCCTCCTACAACAACTACAGTTTTGTTTTTGAAAAAAGGCCCATCGCAGATTGCACAGTAGGAGACCCCCTTGCTGATAAGTTCCTTCTCTCCGGGCACGTTCAGATGCTTTGGATTTGCGCCTGTGGCAATGATTAAGGCTTTTGCTTCCAGGTCCCCGCTGTCCGTTGAGACGATTTTTTTTGTCCCTTCGGTCCGGACCGAGATAACTTCAGTAATCCTGGTCTTAACCCCGGCTTCCTGAGCATGTGTCCTGTATTTATCCATCAGTTCAAGTCCGGAAATTGACGGAAAACCAGGATAGTTTTCTACAATATCTGCCATAGAGATCTGGCCGCTGATCTCGCTTCGTTCCAGAATAAGGGTCTCAAGCCCGAAACGCACAGCGTAAATTCCCGCTGCAAGCCCTGCCGGCCCCCCTCCTATAATAATCAGGTCGTACATACTTACCTCCCATAAACAGAGAATGAGTTCTAAAAATAAAGTTCTACTGCACCTTCACTTAATGCGGGCTATAGCATCGGCTTTTTTAGGAAGGCCTGTAAAAGCAGGTTTCCCATCGATAAGAGTTGTAGGAACACCGGCTATGCCATACTCATCAATAAGAGCCTGACCCTCCGGGGTCTCGACATCAACTTCCTCGTACTCGAAATCGTATTCCGATTTGAGGTCTTTCCAGAACCTGCGTGTTGCCGGACATGCCGTACACCAGCTGGCGTGAATAAGCGTAACCTTTACCATGAAAATGCATCTCCAAAAACTACGATTGTAAGCCTCATTCCTGTTATTAATTTTCTATATATAAATACGTTGAGCGTATCAGTAAATCTAAAAATAAGTCCACATATTCTCCGGATAAGCCTGTGGCGCCAAAAGCTTTAAACCAATAAGCTCCTAAAGCGGGTTATGCTCACATTTATAGGGCTGGGCCTTTTTGATGAATACGATATCTCCTTAAAAGGACTTGAGGCTGTCCGGGAAGCCGACCTTGTATACGCTGAGTTCTATACTTCCTGCCTCATGGGAACAAAACCTGAAAAAATGGAAAAGCTCTACGGAAAAAAAGTCCATTTACTCTCAAGGGAAGATGTAGAGCAGCAACCTGATTGGTTAGATGAGGCAAAAGACAAAAATGTCGCCTTCCTCACAGGTGGAGATACAATGGTCTCCACAACTCACGTTGACCTGCGTCTCAGAGCTGAAAAGCTCGGTATAGAAATCCGCCTGGTTCACGGAGCGTCAATTGCCTCAGCCGTCTCGGGTCTTACCGGGCTTCAGAACTATCGCTTTGGAAAATCCGCAAGTATTCCATACCCCTACGAAAGCCGGCGAGGAGCCCGGATAATTTCGGAAACCCCCTATGATACCATAAAACAAAATTCCGAACTTGGCCTCCATACCCTTGTTTTTCTGGACATCGATAAGGAAAAAGGATATATGACCGTTAACCTTGCTCTTGGACTCCTGCTTGAGGTTGAGGCAAAAAGGGGGGAAAGAGTAATAGACAGGGCTGTTGCTGTGGGAATAGCAAGGGCAGGCTCGGAGAAACCCGTGGTAAAAGCTGATTACGCAGAAAACCTTAAGGATTTTGATTTTGGAAAGCCTCTTCATATCCTGATAGTTCCCGGAAAACTGCATTTTCTTGAAGCTGAAGCCCTTGTGAAACTTGCAGCCGGCCCTGAGGAACTTATGGAAGACATAAACTAAGACCAGATAAAAAC is drawn from Methanosarcina lacustris Z-7289 and contains these coding sequences:
- a CDS encoding response regulator encodes the protein MNHINLDREILKLIEEQPEISEKDIARTLSVSEELVKVRLAHLHDIRKKILIMGNGHNGHHAIKKALEAENYNVVNASDNSSALETVNAERPDLVLLDTAFLNTDGFEICKQLKANPRCCWVSVMMMSERNKTEDSVKAFKSGADDYVAEPFNPLEFKARVGMVLRRSQI
- a CDS encoding MarR family transcriptional regulator, translating into MDPLEKIFGKTAQMTVLKNLIEHQNESTYLSGIAEETGLSHSSVSRVITPLIESGIVIEKPLGKQIRTFQLNMESDATRLIIDFYNKINQMLE
- the trxB gene encoding thioredoxin-disulfide reductase, with protein sequence MYDLIIIGGGPAGLAAGIYAVRFGLETLILERSEISGQISMADIVENYPGFPSISGLELMDKYRTHAQEAGVKTRITEVISVRTEGTKKIVSTDSGDLEAKALIIATGANPKHLNVPGEKELISKGVSYCAICDGPFFKNKTVVVVGGGNSAVADALLLSKIAQKVYLVHRRDCLRAAKVLQDRAFATPNIEFILNTLVLEIVGSGEGIKKVEKVILQDLNNKEIRELSTNGVFIYVGIHPNTEFVSVDKNNEGFIKTDRWMETSEKGIYAAGDCRDTPIWQLVAAVRDGAIAATAANEYIESLK
- a CDS encoding glutaredoxin family protein gives rise to the protein MVKVTLIHASWCTACPATRRFWKDLKSEYDFEYEEVDVETPEGQALIDEYGIAGVPTTLIDGKPAFTGLPKKADAIARIK
- the dph5 gene encoding diphthine synthase, encoding MLTFIGLGLFDEYDISLKGLEAVREADLVYAEFYTSCLMGTKPEKMEKLYGKKVHLLSREDVEQQPDWLDEAKDKNVAFLTGGDTMVSTTHVDLRLRAEKLGIEIRLVHGASIASAVSGLTGLQNYRFGKSASIPYPYESRRGARIISETPYDTIKQNSELGLHTLVFLDIDKEKGYMTVNLALGLLLEVEAKRGERVIDRAVAVGIARAGSEKPVVKADYAENLKDFDFGKPLHILIVPGKLHFLEAEALVKLAAGPEELMEDIN